The Porphyromonas pogonae genome segment TTTAGACCTAATATAATCAATATCAGCCTCTAAATCCCCCGTTGGATAAAATATTTCAAAAACGCCTATTCCCTTTTTCTTGTAATCAATAACAGCCAAAAGAATAGGCACGTTGGCTCCTGTGGCAATGTAGTAAAATCCGGTATGCCACTTTTCGCCTAAACGTCGAGTTCCTTCCGGGGTAATAGCGATATGTCTACTGCCGGGCTTCTTGAAAAACTTCTTTACCTCTTCAACAGTGGATCCTCTTCTGGAACGATCAATAGGAATTCCTCCCATAGCTTTCAGGATGATACCCAACGGGAAGAAAAACCATTCCTTTTTCATCAGAAAACCTGACGTATATGAAGTTGCCCAAGAGTATAACTTCCCTAAAAAGAAATCATGATTACTAGTGTGCGGTGCAACACATATTACACTTTTATCCGGTAATCCTTTAGGTGGTTCTATTATTTTCCAACCGAGCAAACTCAGTACACGCTGTGCTATTTTTTTCAAAAGCTTAAAGTATTTTATTTTAATGTTTCTGCAATTGCATCAAGCTCATCAGACATTTTATCAACATCCTGCTGAATTCTTTGACGCAAATCTGTATAGTATTTTTTCAACATTTTGGTGTTGTTTTTAGCATCGGGATGTCCTACTTTATTAATTGTATTATTCATCCAATCAATAATCTGATTCATGATCTTTTCTACCTTGGACAAATCCTTTTCTTCAACGAGCATCTGTAAAACGATAGTATCTGAAAACAGCTCACTGGCTATGCTTATAATTTCTTTTTTTAGGGATCTTTTACTTGCCATAGTCTTTATTTATTGTTATTGTTTTTTATATCCAGAAAATTATTATCACAAACAAAGATAACCAGAAATAATGCTAATAAAAAAGGATATTACCGATTATAAAAAAATTAATCGGGCACATTTGTTCTTTGATGTATATATATTGCTTATAAATTTAGACTTTACGAAGTTTGGCAAAGCGTAAAAGCAACTTTTTAGACCCATTCTGGTCAAATACAACTGTAGCTTTGGCATTCTCACCATCTCCTTCCAACAATTCTATAACACCAAGTCCAAACCTATGATGCAATACTTTATCCCCTACAGAAAGGTCTCCTATCGAAGAGTGTTGTGTTTCTTGAGGGAAAGAATCGCCCTGTAAAGTCCTTGTACCAATAGGAACTTTACGCCCTTTAGGACGCTGTGGGAGAAAAGAGCGGTCAGTTTCGGTATCGAATCTATCAGGGATAGCATTACGTTTTTGAAGACCCTGCCTCCATAAGTTACCGTTATCTGATAAACTTATATATCTTATGAGAGAAGGAGATAATTCGGATAAAAAGCGGCTAGGTCTTACAGATTCTGTGCGT includes the following:
- a CDS encoding 1-acyl-sn-glycerol-3-phosphate acyltransferase, producing MKKIAQRVLSLLGWKIIEPPKGLPDKSVICVAPHTSNHDFFLGKLYSWATSYTSGFLMKKEWFFFPLGIILKAMGGIPIDRSRRGSTVEEVKKFFKKPGSRHIAITPEGTRRLGEKWHTGFYYIATGANVPILLAVIDYKKKGIGVFEIFYPTGDLEADIDYIRSKYNRSQAKFPEKFYEKK